Proteins found in one Coregonus clupeaformis isolate EN_2021a unplaced genomic scaffold, ASM2061545v1 scaf0112, whole genome shotgun sequence genomic segment:
- the LOC121568630 gene encoding synaptotagmin-C — translation MGVGGVVGGPEQTQEHSYLDMDSYHNNAGNLNLSQTSPELPPTTEGGAAPPHKDLSNAHSQQQVTARTEQLVVKILKAVDLAAKDANGFSDPYVKIYLLPDRKKFQTKVHRKTLNTIFNETFLFGMPLAELHSRKLHFSVCDFDRFSRHDLIGQVVVDNLLDFSEGTGEKPVWRDIVGVHCGERESPA, via the exons ATG GGGGTGGGGGGAGTGGTGGGAGGGCCGGAACAGACCCAGGAACACTCCTACCTGGACATGGACTCCTACCACAACAACGCTG gGAATCTTAACTTGAGCCAGACGTCTCCAGAGTTGCCCCCCACCACTGAGGGGGGAGCCGCCCCGCCCCACAAAGACCTGTCCAACGCCCACTCCCAGCAGCAGGTCACTGCACG TACAGAGCAGCTAGTGGTGAAGATCCTGAAGGCTGTAGACCTGGCTGCCAAGGACGCCAATGGCTTCTCAGACCCCTACGTCAAGATCTACCTACTGCCAGACAGGAAGAAGTTCCAGACCAAG gtcCACAGAAAGACCCTGAACACGATATTCAACGAGACGTTCCTGTTTGGCATGCCCCTGGCAGAGCTGCACTCCCGGAAGCTGCACTTCTCCGTCTGCGACTTTGACCGCTTCTCCAGACACGACCTGATTGGCCAGGTGGTGGTGGACAACCTGCTGGACTTCAGCGAGGGCACCGGGGAGAAGCCTGTCTGGAGGGACATTGTGGGAGTGCACtgcggtgagagagagagccctgCCTGA